A region from the Equus asinus isolate D_3611 breed Donkey chromosome 3, EquAss-T2T_v2, whole genome shotgun sequence genome encodes:
- the DDIT4L gene encoding DNA damage-inducible transcript 4-like protein has product MVATGSLSSKNPASISELLDGGFHRGSLLNDFDYWDYVVPEPNLSEVIFEETTCQNLVKMLENCLSKSKQTKLGCSKVLVPEKLTRRIAQDVLRLSSTEPCGLRGCVMHVNLEIENVCKKLDRIVCDSSVVPTFELTLVFKQESCSWTSFRDFFFSRGRFSSGLKRTLILSSGFRLVKKKLYSLIGTTVVEEC; this is encoded by the exons ATGGTTGCGACCGGCAGTTTGAGCAGTAAGAACCCGGCCAGCATTTCAGAGCTGCTGGACGGTGGCTTCCACCGGGGGAGCCTGTTAAATG ATTTTGACTACTGGGATTATGTTGTTCCTGAACCCAACCTCAGTGAGGTGATATTTGAGGAGACAACTTGCCAGAATTTGGTTAAAATGCTGGAGAACTGTCTGTCCAAATCAAAGCAAACCAAACTTGGTTGCTCCAAAGTCCTTGTCCCGGAGAAGCTGACCCGGAGAATCGCGCAGGACGTGCTGCGGCTCTCGTCCACCGAGCCCTGCGGCCTGCGCGGGTGTGTGATGCACGTGAACCTGGAGattgaaaatgtatgtaaaaagCTGGATCGGATCGTGTGCGATTCTAGCGTGGTGCCCACTTTCGAGCTGACGCTTGTGTTTAAACAGGAGAGCTGCTCATGGACGAGCTTCAGGGACTTTTTCTTTAGTCGAGGGCGCTTCTCCTCTGGCCTCAAGCGAACTCTGATCCTGAGCTCAGGATTTCGACTTGTTAAGAAAAAGCTTTACTCCTTGATTGGAACCACAGTCGTTGAAGAGTGCTGA